In Gimesia panareensis, the genomic window TGTTGATCAGAGAACCGGGCGCTCCACGCTGGTTTGAACTGCTGCAGATCTATCGTCGCCTGGAAGCCCGCGGTGAAATCCGGGGAGGCCGGTTTGTGACGGGAGTCGCCGGCGAACAGTTTGCGATGTCCGGGACGATTCAGGAGCTGCGAAAACTGCGTGACGAACCGGGCGGCGATGAGCTGACGATTGTCTCGGCTGCCGACCCCTTGAATCTGGTTGGCATTCTGACCCGGGATGCCCGGGTACCCAGCACCGCCCACAATCGACTGGCCTACTGGAATGGGAATCTGATCGCTTATTCGAAAAGCGAAGAACTGTTCCTGGTAACCAAAGTAAATGACAAACTGAAACGGGAACTGGTCCTGGGCTTTGGGCTGCCCCTGCCGGCGGATTCCGAGCTGAACGACTCCCCTGCCGGGGACGATGTGGATTCCACTGCGGATATGCAGACGGTGGAATCAGCAGACACAGAATCCTCAGGCAGCCAGACACCAGAAAGAAAATCTCCCCGCCCTTCTTTTCTCTAAGCAACGGAAACGAACCGGCGGATCTCAATATGGAAGTACGCATGCGTAAAATCGGTTTCATCATCCATCCTGTTCTGTTTTGCCTGATCACGGGGCTGCTTCTACCAGCAGTGGTCACCGCTCCCGCAGCGTGCGCTGCTGAGAAAGCGGAGGAAGCTTCCATTGAAGACCTGCTCAAAACAGCGTACGAACACAAACAGCATGGCCGCTACGAGGAGGCCCGCGAGGTCTATGCGGTCGTCGAGCAAAAACTTGAACAGGAATCCCCGAAAAACAGCGATGCCCAGTGGAAGCTGATCAAGGGATTGATGCAGATCGACCTGGAGACCGGAGATACCAAAGCCGCGTTTCATCGGCTCGAAAGCGGGCTGAAACAGGATGCCCAGCGACCGGAACTGCAGGCCTGGGCCGCTCAGATGTATTACGAAGCGGGCCAGTATCCGGAAGCGAAAAAACATGTTGCCAGTGCACTGGCCCTCGATGGGGACCAGCCCCGCGCTCATCTGATCCAGGCCCATCTGCTGACGGAGGCGGGGAAAATTGACGAGGCTAACGAAGCCTACCGCTGGTTTGTCCGTTATTACAACCGGGCGCAGCCGGAAGATGCCGAAACGCTGCTGGTGATTGCGGAAGGCGCGACACAGTACGCGCGCTGGAACAGTGTCTCCCAGATCTTTAATTTTGTGGTCAACACGCTCTGCCCGGATGCGTTCAAAGCCGATCCGCTGGCCTGGGAGGCTTCGTACCTGAGCGGTTTGATTCTGCAGGAGAAGTACAACCGCCCGCAGTCCGGCGAAGAATTTCAGGCAGCGCTGAAAACGAATTCCCAGGCCGCCCCGGTTTATGTCGCCTTGGCGCGGACAGCGCTGGAAATTCGCGAGTTTGATCAGAGCAGCGAACTGCTGGAACGGGCCCTGAAGATCAACCCGCGGCTGCTGGAAGGGCTGCTGCTGAAATGCGATCTGGAAATCATCAATGGGCAATACAAAGATGCTTTGAAGACGGTCGCTGCTGCTGAAAAAATCAATGCCCGCAGTCAACTGGTCCTCGCACGCAAAGCTGCCTGCTTTCTGCTGCTGGACGGAGTGCCTGGCCCTGAAGATCTGAAACCATATTTCGACGAATCTGAAACGGATGAGAAGACGGCTGAAAACAAGTCCCGCTTTTCTCAACTGTTGACAAAACTGCTTGCGCAAAACCCGAAGCCGGGCTACTTCCTGTTTGAAGTGGGTAACCTGCTGGAGGCCAAACGGCAGTTCGCCTTTGCCGAGTTCGCCTACCTGAAAACAAAAGAGCTGATGCCCCAGTTGTCCGGGCCACTGACGTCGCTGGGCATGCTGTATATGGCGATGGGACGCACCGATCTGGCCCAACAGACGCTGAATGAAGCGTTCTCTGCCGACCCGTATCATGTCCGGGTGAGTAACATGCGAAAGGTACTCGGCGTGCTCGAATCGTACGGTTCCATCGTCACGGACCATTTTGTCATCCGATACGATTCGAAAGCCGATTACATCCTCGGTCAGTACATGGCGGATTACCTGGAAGAGATCTACCCGGAAATGGTAAAGCAGTTTGGTTACCAGCCACCAGGCAAGACGCAGTTTGAGATCTACCACGATGCGAAAGGGCTGTCGGCGCATCAGTGGTTCAGCGCGCGGATGATCGGCCTGCCCTGGATCCAGACGATCGGTGCTTCTACCGGCGCGGTGGTTGCGCTCACATCACCGACGGCGATGAAAGAACCGTACAACTGGGCCAGCGTGTTGAAACACGAACTGGTGCACGTATTCACGTTACAGCAGACGAAGTACAAAATTCCGCACTGGTTTACCGAAGCACTGGCAGTCCGCAGCGAAGGAGCTGCCCGACCTCAGCGATTCAATCAGCTGCTTGTGGAACGGGTACCGAAAAATGAGATTTATGGGCTGGATGAGCTGGACGGCGTCTTTGTCCGTCCCAAGTCGTCCGCTAACTGGGATTTCGCATATTGCCAGAGTCTGCTCTGCGCCGACTTCATGGTGGCTGAGTTCGGCGACGATGCCCTGAAAAAGCTGCTATTGTCCTATCAGAAGCAGGCCTCCACTGCGACTGCGATTCAGGAATGCTTCGGGATATCACAGGAGGAATTCGAAAAACGATATCATGCGTACCTGCACAAAATCGCGGACTATCTGAAGGGCTATCCCCAGGAAGAATCAGCGCTGGACTTCCGCGAACTCCAGAAACAGTACGAGGCGAATCAGGACGACCCGGATCTCGCAGGCCGCTACGCTTACCGTCTGCTCCGCCTGCGAAAAAAAGCAGATGCCCGCAAAATTGCCCAGGGTGTATTAAAAATGAAACCCGCGCAGGCTCAGGCAGCCTTGACAATCGCTCAACTGGAGCTGCTGTCCGAGGATCTGGATTCCGCGCTCGCAGTCCTGCAGGCTCCTCTCAAGTCCAAGACGCCAGATGTCGAAGTGCTGAGCCTCGCCGGTAAGCTTCTGTTGAAGCAGAGCGAGTTTGACAAAGCGCTGCCCGTCTATCAAAAGGGGCACGCCACGTATCCCTACCAGACCGAATGGCTGCAGGGTCTGTCGATTATTTACCAGCAGGAGAAAAATCTCAAAGCGATGCAGGAGACGCACCTGAAACTGGTGCACCTGGATCCCGCCGATGAAGAGAGCATGAAACTGCTGATGGAGGGCTACCGGAAACAGGGAAAACTCGCCGAGGCACTCCGCTGGGGAGAAGCTGCTCTGCAGGTGGATGTGCTGGATCCGGAGACGCATCTGGCGCTGGCACAAATCGCCCTCAAGCTGGACCGGAAGAAGCTTGCTATCCGTGAACTCAAGATGCTGCTGCACCTGCAGGAAGACAACGCCGACCTGCGGTATCTGCTCGCACAGACGCTGCTGGAAGATGGTCAACCAGAAGCAGCC contains:
- a CDS encoding tetratricopeptide repeat protein, whose amino-acid sequence is MRKIGFIIHPVLFCLITGLLLPAVVTAPAACAAEKAEEASIEDLLKTAYEHKQHGRYEEAREVYAVVEQKLEQESPKNSDAQWKLIKGLMQIDLETGDTKAAFHRLESGLKQDAQRPELQAWAAQMYYEAGQYPEAKKHVASALALDGDQPRAHLIQAHLLTEAGKIDEANEAYRWFVRYYNRAQPEDAETLLVIAEGATQYARWNSVSQIFNFVVNTLCPDAFKADPLAWEASYLSGLILQEKYNRPQSGEEFQAALKTNSQAAPVYVALARTALEIREFDQSSELLERALKINPRLLEGLLLKCDLEIINGQYKDALKTVAAAEKINARSQLVLARKAACFLLLDGVPGPEDLKPYFDESETDEKTAENKSRFSQLLTKLLAQNPKPGYFLFEVGNLLEAKRQFAFAEFAYLKTKELMPQLSGPLTSLGMLYMAMGRTDLAQQTLNEAFSADPYHVRVSNMRKVLGVLESYGSIVTDHFVIRYDSKADYILGQYMADYLEEIYPEMVKQFGYQPPGKTQFEIYHDAKGLSAHQWFSARMIGLPWIQTIGASTGAVVALTSPTAMKEPYNWASVLKHELVHVFTLQQTKYKIPHWFTEALAVRSEGAARPQRFNQLLVERVPKNEIYGLDELDGVFVRPKSSANWDFAYCQSLLCADFMVAEFGDDALKKLLLSYQKQASTATAIQECFGISQEEFEKRYHAYLHKIADYLKGYPQEESALDFRELQKQYEANQDDPDLAGRYAYRLLRLRKKADARKIAQGVLKMKPAQAQAALTIAQLELLSEDLDSALAVLQAPLKSKTPDVEVLSLAGKLLLKQSEFDKALPVYQKGHATYPYQTEWLQGLSIIYQQEKNLKAMQETHLKLVHLDPADEESMKLLMEGYRKQGKLAEALRWGEAALQVDVLDPETHLALAQIALKLDRKKLAIRELKMLLHLQEDNADLRYLLAQTLLEDGQPEAARTELELLLKQNPDHADARKLKQKL